One window from the genome of Microbulbifer sp. ALW1 encodes:
- a CDS encoding indolepyruvate ferredoxin oxidoreductase family protein, with product MAMVESDQELGFDREYSLKAAFTRDSGRVFLTGIDALVRLPLMQKRLDEQAGLNTAGFISGYRGSPLGGYDQTLWRHKQLLAERDIHFEPGINEDLGATNIWGTQLLDHYRQQATRDGVFSIWYGKGHGVDRSADVFRQANIQGTSKLGGVLALCGDDHTAESSMFSHNTDQIFESVMMPLLFPATIDEYLTLGLAGIALSRFSGLWVGFKTITETVESGASILVPELPQFVLPESFPIPAHGLNYDPHLNWPAERMEYERRMLEERLPAAKAFAYANGLDKTLVAAPQKRFGIVTVGKAHGDLLEALKLLDLSEQDLLDAGISIHKVAMSWPLEPRGMGEFAQGMERILVVEEKRPLVEDQMKNLFYGWADSARPKVVGKKDLDGNDLLPAIWGFGPDQVAKAITRWLADTELAARLIPLAEQLGSNTPEKATGLLAREPIFCAGCPHNSSTKLPEGSTGSAGIGCHIMALGKGLRTDTYSHMGGEGAHWVGLHRFSSDKHIFQNMGDGTYNHSGLLAIRQAVASKINITYKILLNDAVAMTGGQPADGEVTVPSLSRQLLAEGVGQVCLVSENPDHWRNHRDQLPAALQIFHRDELDAVQRTLRDTAGVTAIIYEQVCAAEKRRRRKKGQMVDPAKRLLINHRVCEGCGDCSVQSSCIAVEPLETEFGRKRQVNQSSCNKDMRCADGFCPSFVAIEGGELKKPELQTLAEAIDQASRNLPAAPKPQLEQPLNILVAGIGGSGVLTVAALLGMAAHLEEKGSTTLYFTGLSQKNGAVVAHVKVGNRPQDITTARIRDGSADLLLGCDMVTAAGQRNKFSSGKMQALVNTAEVPVAAFVRNNELAFPADATAESIQSIAGNYFAFDANRYAESLFGDTVAANLMMLGYACQQGLLPVSQSALERAVELNGVAVENNLRAFRAGRLLAENPAAIEQLTTPVQVVNFITPTENTEQLITRLAKELTEYQSASYARQFTTAIAGLQQAESRLPANDGSLARTAATSLFKAMAYKDEYEVARLYSGEAFKRQLRDTFSGDYKIKFLMAPPLIARPDASGKIRKIALGPWMAKLLPVLAKGKALRGTVLDVFGYTAERREERRWAREVKATIDAVAQSLNSANVEMAAELLALPQQVRGYGHVRAEKMAAVKPRWELLRQHFAGGGDRFSGGLLPARG from the coding sequence ATGGCGATGGTTGAATCGGATCAGGAACTGGGTTTTGACCGGGAGTACTCCCTCAAGGCCGCATTTACCCGGGACTCGGGTCGTGTTTTTCTCACAGGTATCGATGCCCTGGTGCGCCTGCCGTTGATGCAGAAGCGTCTGGATGAACAGGCTGGCCTGAATACCGCCGGCTTCATCTCCGGCTACCGGGGTTCCCCGTTGGGCGGTTACGACCAGACACTCTGGCGCCACAAGCAGCTGCTTGCCGAGCGCGATATCCACTTTGAGCCGGGCATCAACGAAGATTTGGGAGCCACCAATATCTGGGGCACCCAGCTGCTGGACCATTACCGCCAGCAGGCCACCCGGGATGGCGTTTTTTCCATCTGGTACGGCAAGGGCCACGGGGTGGATCGCAGTGCCGATGTTTTCCGTCAGGCCAATATTCAGGGTACCTCCAAACTGGGTGGTGTCCTGGCGTTGTGTGGCGACGACCACACGGCCGAATCCTCCATGTTCTCCCACAATACCGACCAGATTTTCGAGTCGGTCATGATGCCGCTGCTGTTCCCGGCCACCATTGATGAATACCTGACCCTCGGCCTTGCAGGTATCGCACTGTCGCGTTTCTCTGGCCTCTGGGTGGGCTTTAAAACCATTACTGAAACGGTGGAATCCGGTGCATCCATTCTGGTGCCGGAATTGCCGCAGTTCGTATTGCCGGAATCTTTCCCGATTCCGGCTCATGGCCTCAATTACGACCCGCACCTGAACTGGCCCGCCGAGCGTATGGAATATGAGCGCCGCATGCTGGAAGAGCGCCTGCCTGCCGCCAAGGCGTTCGCTTATGCCAACGGCCTAGACAAGACCCTTGTGGCGGCACCGCAAAAACGTTTTGGCATCGTTACGGTCGGTAAGGCGCACGGCGATCTACTGGAAGCATTGAAGCTCCTGGACCTGAGTGAGCAGGATCTGCTGGATGCCGGTATCTCCATCCATAAAGTCGCCATGAGCTGGCCGCTGGAGCCCCGGGGCATGGGCGAATTCGCCCAGGGGATGGAGCGCATTCTGGTGGTGGAAGAAAAGCGCCCGCTGGTAGAAGACCAGATGAAGAACCTGTTCTACGGCTGGGCGGACAGTGCGCGCCCGAAAGTGGTGGGCAAGAAAGATCTCGACGGCAACGATTTGCTGCCGGCGATCTGGGGATTTGGCCCGGATCAGGTAGCCAAAGCCATCACCCGCTGGTTGGCGGACACCGAACTGGCCGCAAGGCTGATTCCGTTGGCGGAACAACTGGGTAGCAACACTCCGGAAAAGGCCACAGGCCTGCTGGCCCGCGAGCCCATCTTCTGTGCCGGCTGCCCCCACAACAGCTCCACCAAATTACCGGAGGGCAGCACCGGCAGCGCCGGGATCGGCTGCCACATCATGGCCCTGGGCAAAGGGCTGCGCACCGATACTTACTCGCATATGGGCGGTGAGGGCGCGCACTGGGTGGGTTTGCACCGCTTCTCCAGCGATAAGCACATTTTCCAGAATATGGGCGATGGCACTTACAACCATTCTGGCCTGCTGGCGATCCGTCAGGCCGTCGCCAGCAAAATCAATATTACTTACAAGATACTGCTGAACGATGCTGTCGCCATGACCGGTGGCCAGCCCGCGGATGGCGAGGTCACAGTGCCATCGCTGTCCCGGCAGTTGCTGGCCGAAGGGGTAGGGCAGGTTTGCCTGGTTAGTGAGAACCCGGATCACTGGCGCAATCACCGCGACCAGTTGCCCGCCGCCCTGCAGATTTTCCATCGGGATGAACTGGATGCAGTGCAGCGCACATTGCGCGATACCGCCGGGGTTACGGCGATTATTTACGAGCAGGTGTGCGCGGCAGAGAAGCGCCGCCGACGCAAAAAAGGGCAGATGGTCGACCCGGCCAAGCGCCTGCTGATCAACCACCGGGTATGTGAGGGTTGTGGCGATTGCAGCGTGCAGTCCAGCTGTATTGCCGTTGAGCCACTGGAAACCGAATTTGGCCGCAAGCGCCAGGTAAACCAGTCCAGTTGCAACAAAGACATGCGCTGTGCCGATGGCTTCTGCCCGAGCTTTGTGGCGATTGAAGGCGGTGAATTGAAAAAGCCGGAGTTGCAGACCCTGGCCGAAGCTATCGATCAGGCGAGCCGGAATTTACCGGCCGCGCCCAAGCCCCAGCTGGAGCAGCCCCTGAATATTCTGGTGGCGGGTATCGGTGGCAGCGGGGTATTAACCGTGGCGGCACTCCTTGGCATGGCAGCGCACCTGGAAGAAAAAGGCAGCACCACGCTGTATTTCACCGGTCTTTCGCAGAAGAACGGTGCCGTAGTTGCCCATGTGAAAGTGGGCAACCGTCCTCAGGATATTACCACTGCACGTATCCGCGATGGTTCCGCAGACCTGTTGCTGGGCTGCGACATGGTTACTGCCGCGGGACAGCGCAATAAGTTTTCCAGCGGAAAAATGCAGGCACTGGTGAATACCGCAGAAGTGCCGGTCGCCGCTTTTGTACGCAACAACGAACTGGCATTCCCCGCGGATGCGACCGCAGAAAGCATCCAGTCGATCGCCGGGAATTACTTCGCATTTGATGCCAACCGCTACGCAGAATCACTTTTCGGCGATACCGTGGCGGCCAACCTGATGATGTTGGGCTATGCCTGTCAGCAGGGCCTGCTACCGGTGTCTCAAAGCGCACTGGAGCGCGCGGTGGAGTTGAATGGTGTGGCCGTGGAGAACAACCTGCGCGCCTTCCGTGCCGGCCGCCTGCTGGCAGAAAACCCCGCAGCGATCGAACAGCTCACAACACCGGTACAGGTAGTGAATTTCATTACGCCAACCGAGAACACCGAGCAGCTGATTACCCGGTTGGCCAAGGAGCTGACGGAGTACCAGAGCGCGAGTTACGCTCGTCAGTTCACCACGGCGATTGCCGGGTTGCAGCAGGCAGAAAGCCGTCTGCCGGCGAATGATGGCAGTCTGGCCCGGACAGCGGCCACCAGCCTGTTCAAGGCGATGGCCTATAAAGACGAATACGAGGTGGCGCGCCTGTACAGCGGCGAGGCGTTCAAGCGTCAGTTACGGGATACCTTTAGCGGTGATTACAAAATCAAATTCCTGATGGCACCGCCGTTGATCGCACGTCCGGATGCCAGCGGCAAAATCCGCAAGATTGCGCTGGGTCCCTGGATGGCGAAGCTGCTGCCGGTACTGGCGAAAGGCAAAGCGCTGCGCGGCACCGTGTTGGATGTGTTTGGCTACACCGCAGAGCGCCGTGAAGAGCGGCGCTGGGCCCGTGAAGTAAAGGCGACTATTGATGCGGTGGCACAATCACTGAATAGTGCCAATGTCGAGATGGCCGCAGAACTCCTTGCGTTACCACAGCAGGTGCGTGGGTACGGCCACGTGCGCGCGGAGAAAATGGCTGCGGTCAAGCCGCGCTGGGAGTTGCTCCGCCAGCATTTCGCGGGGGGCGGTGATCGTTTTTCCGGTGGTTTGCTTCCGGCGCGAGGCTAA
- a CDS encoding ChrR family anti-sigma-E factor, whose protein sequence is MIHHHPDNNLLLEYASGSLNWAHSLVVSAHLQLCPKCSAQMKLLNGIGGSLLATSVPVKTPPAASDQEFSRLMHRIDEHTDECDSEGKDWESTANRDGSTAPSAYKPTHVGSSDPLFSDLPKVVAKLVKRNPALKWRRLSKGLKEAYLKTGQSQHQVSFHRISPGNKVAEHGHRGKEITMVLYGSFSDADGVYSRGDFLVREPGEVHRPTATQDQECLCLSVVEAPVALTGFIGKLVNPFLSIKPQ, encoded by the coding sequence ATGATTCATCACCACCCCGACAACAATTTGCTGCTGGAATACGCCAGCGGCAGCCTGAACTGGGCACACAGCCTGGTAGTTTCCGCACACCTGCAACTCTGCCCCAAGTGCTCGGCACAGATGAAGTTGCTGAATGGTATTGGCGGTTCCCTGCTAGCAACCAGCGTGCCGGTAAAGACACCGCCCGCCGCCAGCGATCAAGAGTTTTCACGCTTGATGCATCGAATTGATGAGCACACAGATGAGTGTGACTCTGAGGGAAAGGATTGGGAGAGCACCGCGAATCGGGATGGCAGCACCGCCCCGTCTGCGTACAAGCCAACTCACGTTGGCTCCAGTGACCCACTTTTCAGTGACCTGCCCAAAGTTGTGGCAAAACTCGTGAAGCGGAATCCAGCACTGAAATGGCGCCGTCTTTCCAAAGGGCTCAAGGAGGCCTACCTGAAAACGGGTCAGTCCCAGCACCAGGTATCCTTCCACCGCATATCCCCCGGAAACAAAGTGGCAGAACATGGCCACCGAGGAAAAGAGATCACCATGGTGCTCTACGGCAGTTTTTCCGATGCGGATGGTGTTTATTCACGAGGGGATTTTCTGGTTCGCGAGCCCGGGGAAGTGCATCGCCCTACCGCTACCCAAGACCAGGAATGTCTTTGCCTGTCAGTAGTAGAAGCACCGGTTGCGCTAACAGGGTTTATCGGGAAACTGGTCAACCCTTTCCTGTCGATCAAACCACAGTAG